One region of Cinclus cinclus chromosome 1, bCinCin1.1, whole genome shotgun sequence genomic DNA includes:
- the BASP1 gene encoding brain acid soluble protein 1 codes for MGGKLSKKKKGYSVNDEKAKDKDKKAEGAATEEEETPKEAEDAQKTTETTEVKENNKEEKGEKDTQVTANKTEEKEGEKEKTVTQEETQKTEPEKSEAVVDAKVEPQKNTEQAPKQEEPTAASAPAASSEAPKPSEPSTDAKASQPSEATAPSKADDKSKEEGEAKKTEAPATPAAQETKSEVAPASDSKPSSNEAAPSSKEPAATAAPSSTAKASDPAAPPEEAKPSEVPATNSDQTIAVQD; via the coding sequence ATGGGAGGCAAACTGAGCAAGAAGAAGAAGGGATACAGTGTCAATGATGAAAAAGCTAAAGACAAAGACAAGAAGGCAGAAGGAGCAGCAACTGAGGAAGAGGAGACTCCAAAGGAGGCTGAGGATGCCCAGAAAACCACAGAGACCACAGAAGTGAAGGAGAACAAcaaggaggagaagggagaaaaggatACTCAGGTCACTGCCAataagacagaagaaaaagaaggggagaaggagaaaacagTGACCCAGGAAGAAACCCAGAAAACAGAACCTGAGAAGTCGGAGGCTGTTGTCGATGCAAAAGTAGAGCCACAGAAGAACACTGAACAGGCACCCAAGCAAGAGGAGCCgactgctgcctctgctcctgctgccagtagcGAAGCACCCAAACCCTCTGAGCCTAGCACCGACGCAAAAGCTTCCCAGCCTTCAGAAGCCACAGCTCCCAGTAAAGCAGATGACAAGAGCAAAGAGGAAGGGGAAGCCAAAAAGACTGAGGCTCCCGCAACGCCTGCAGCCCAAGAAACTAAAAGTGAAGTGGCCCCAGCTTCAGACTCAAAACCTAGCAGCAACgaggctgctccttcctccaagGAGCCCGCGGCAACAGCAGCACCTAGTTCCACTGCTAAGGCCTCGgaccctgcagcccctccagaGGAAGCGAAACCTTCTGAAGTTCCAGCGACTAATTCGGATCAAACCATAGCAGTGCAAGATTGA